The Ornithodoros turicata isolate Travis chromosome 7, ASM3712646v1, whole genome shotgun sequence genome includes a region encoding these proteins:
- the LOC135399837 gene encoding small ribosomal subunit protein mS31-like: protein MAAPICIPMTIVHRFFSGSLKSSLRPTSVARRNLYKYFSSVSSSSSSSSDSSDSSDSDRDEPASSKREAALDKLKLLITDMKIESVPSSDSSSLSFKLARPGLPRKPVLKKAAEKARGLDEQLVQAAKEVASSLGGDTEKTESELLSELRLHAQEKREGGDLNEDKRPSMSELFVGMKIDRKSRRRDARSQRVDAAEDGDFLRGSLPPGTIDALTQAVSRERKRRTPASGTPEQIDLKGAARLDIFSADTQADGDAPCLSTWDKLQARELHLLVAPPPKNAYEEMILWTKQGKLWTFPINNEAGLDEEAKVGFHEHVFLESLIEDFPKKGPVRHFMELVTTGLSKNPYISVQRKREHIDWFRNYFREKEAILKAAGALPQ, encoded by the exons ATGGCTGCGCCCATATGCATACCAATGACTATAGTTCACAG GTTTTTCTCGGGCTCGTTGAAGTCTAGCCTGCGACCCACCAGTGTCGCACGACGAAACTTGTACAAATATTTCTCCTCCGTTTCTtcctcgtcatcatcatcgtcagaTTCTTCGGACTCTTCAGACTCTGATCGGGATGAACCTGCAAGCAGCAAAAGAGAGGCTGCACTGGACAAACTGAAGCTTTTGATTACCGACATGAAG ATCGAGTCTGTACCAAGTTCGGATTCTTCCAGTCTGTCGTTTAAGTTGGCAAGGCCTGGTCTACCAAGAAAGCCAGTCTTGAAGAAAGCTGCAGAAAA AGCAAGAGGATTGGACGAACAACTTGTGCAGGCCGCAAAAGAAGTAGCCTCTAGCCTTGGAGGTGACACAGAGAAAACAGAGTCTGAGCTCCTCAGCGAACTCCGCCTCCATGCACAGGAAAAGCGGGAAGGGGGAGACTTGAATGAAGATAAAAGGCCATCTATGAG CGAGCTGTTTGTGGGTATGAAGATCGACCGCAAGAGCCGCAGACGGGATGCCAGGTCACAGCGGGTGGATGCGGCCGAAGATGGTGACTTCCTGCGGGGCTCTCTTCCCCCAGGAACCATTGACGCTCTCACACAAGCAGTTAGCCGAGAACGCAAAAGACGTACTCCGGCTTCAGG GACGCCAGAACAAATTGATCTCAAGGGAGCAGCTCGGCTGGACATATTCTCTGCAGACACGCAGGCAGATGGAG ATGCACCATGCTTGAGCACATGGGACAAGCTACAAGCACGAGAACTCCACCTCCTTGTTGCACCACCACCTAAAAATGCTTACGAAGAAATGATACTGTGGACAAAGCAGGGAAAATTGTGGACATTTCCCATCAACAATGAAGCTG GTCTGGACGAGGAAGCAAAGGTGGGCTTCCACGAGCATGTTTTCCTCGAAAGCCTCATAGAAGATTTTCCTAAGAAAGGGCCAGTACGCCACTTCATGGAACTGGTGACCACGGGGCTTTCGAAGAACCCTTATATTTCGGTGCAGAGGAAACGAGAACACATAGATTGGTTCAGAAACTACTTCAGGGAAAAAGAGGCTATACTGAAGGCTGCTGGTGCTCTTCCACAGTGA
- the LOC135400975 gene encoding uncharacterized protein LOC135400975, whose translation MTRIHLGILIFSLLASVNGSSTAHNNTEGSDTEEAARMLGPFLPWSLSLFPYAAPVISKTIFLTLASGVAYLALFAGSFFFPSLGSLLGIRPFTFRSFSDIKAEHVNRVARAVQEAIETTTAAVEDNASTNCRRRLVCEMSKAISDGVPAVPFVDNLFRNSSEDTNTYLGAWASGWLGNDCSVFHKNCDLATSEGFASVVSFFGGPNSYVGSLLTRFSNGSRDPGTSTMYWVTSTLAKVVTSTLPSGSTPPPAVLEAIATTLARNVIESTSPYTEPHPLDKPV comes from the exons ATGACTCGTATTCACCTAGGCATCCTCATATTCAGTCTCCTCGCCAGCGTGAATG GTTCTTCAACAGCCCACAACAATACGGAGGGTTCCGACACCGAGGAAGCAGCAAGAATGCTCGGCCCCTTCCTTCCTTGGTCGCTGTCGCTTTTCCCATACGCAGCACCGGTGATCAGCAAGACCATATTCCTCACCCTGGCGTCCGGTGTGGCCTATTTAGCGCTCTTCGCTGGTTCATTTTTCTTCCCATCGCTGGGTTCCCTCCTCGGCATCAGACCCTTCACCTTCCGGTCTTTCAGCGATATTAAGGCTGAACACGTAAACAGAGTCGCACGCGCTGTCCAAGAAGCAATTGAAACCACAACGGCTGCTGTGGAGGACAATGCCTCCACGAACTGTCGGCGAAGGCTCGTCTGCGAAATGTCCAAGGCCATATCAGATGGCGTTCCTGCTGTGCCTTTCGTGGATAACCTTTTCAG GAACAGTTCCGAAGACACGAATACGTACCTGGGCGCATGGGCCAGCGGCTGGTTAGGAAACGACTGTTCAGTCTTTCACAAAAATTGCGACCTGGCAACTTCCGAGGGTTTCGCTTCAGTCGTCTCTTTCTTCGGTGGCCCTAACAGTTACGTTGGATCACTCCTGACACGTTTCAGCAACGGATCTAGAGATCCCGGGACGTCGACGATGTACTGGGTGACGTCGACGCTGGCTAAGGTCGTAACTTCTACACTTCCATCGGGCTCTACGCCTCCTCCCGCAGTTCTCGAAGCCATCGCAACCACCTTAGCTCGTAATGTCATTGAATCGACGTCGCCTTATACGGAACCTCATCCCTTGGACAAGCCAGTATAA